One window of Mesorhizobium loti R88b genomic DNA carries:
- the msrA gene encoding peptide-methionine (S)-S-oxide reductase MsrA, producing the protein MTGIEKTRPFFTRGALAVLGFAAVAAAAFWQTPARSAEDAVVIPPPAMDEKAVSGSEKAIFAGGCFWGVQGVFQHVKGVSKAVSGYTGGSAENAVYEVVGTGRTGHAESVEITYDPSKVTYGQLLQVYFSVAHNPTQLNYQGPDSGTQYRSTVFAENDAQAKIAQSYIGQLDKTKLFGAPIVTTIETGKTFYPAENYHQDFLTLNPTYPYIVYNDLPKVANLKQLFPALYSEKPVLVLSASN; encoded by the coding sequence ATGACCGGTATCGAAAAGACACGGCCGTTCTTTACCCGCGGCGCGCTGGCCGTGCTCGGTTTTGCAGCGGTGGCGGCGGCCGCCTTCTGGCAGACCCCGGCGCGCTCAGCCGAAGACGCGGTGGTCATCCCGCCGCCGGCAATGGATGAAAAGGCCGTCAGCGGCAGCGAAAAGGCAATCTTCGCCGGCGGCTGCTTCTGGGGCGTGCAGGGCGTGTTCCAGCACGTCAAGGGCGTCAGCAAGGCCGTCTCCGGCTACACCGGCGGCAGCGCTGAAAACGCCGTCTATGAGGTTGTCGGCACCGGCCGCACCGGCCATGCCGAATCCGTCGAGATCACCTACGACCCGTCAAAGGTGACCTATGGCCAGTTGCTGCAGGTCTATTTCTCGGTCGCCCACAATCCGACGCAGCTGAACTACCAGGGACCGGACTCCGGCACCCAGTACCGCTCGACGGTCTTTGCCGAAAACGATGCGCAGGCAAAGATTGCGCAGAGCTATATCGGCCAGCTCGACAAGACCAAGCTGTTTGGCGCGCCGATCGTCACCACGATCGAAACCGGCAAGACCTTCTATCCGGCCGAGAACTATCACCAGGACTTCCTGACGCTGAACCCGACCTATCCCTACATCGTCTACAACGACCTGCCCAAGGTGGCGAACCTGAAGCAGCTGTTTCCGGCGCTGTACAGCGAGAAGCCGGTGCTGGTGCTGTCGGCGAGCAATTGA
- a CDS encoding MarR family winged helix-turn-helix transcriptional regulator has translation MPSTKNVQNTHISDQLRQIHSAVLDIVGLMNRPQRDELLIQAAGIPLDRALFPLLVGIERFGPIGVVEIADRVGRDYTTVSRQVAKLESLGLVQRQASSADRRVREAVISPKGKAMTDLVDTAREKIGRTIFETWEARDVEELVRLMRKFADALGAVPETNA, from the coding sequence ATGCCGTCAACAAAAAACGTGCAAAATACACATATCTCCGATCAGCTGCGGCAGATTCATAGCGCGGTGCTCGATATTGTCGGCCTGATGAACCGACCGCAGCGCGACGAGCTGCTGATCCAGGCGGCCGGCATTCCGCTCGACCGGGCGCTGTTCCCGCTGCTCGTCGGCATCGAGCGTTTCGGGCCGATCGGCGTCGTCGAGATCGCCGACCGCGTCGGGCGCGACTACACGACCGTCAGCCGCCAGGTGGCCAAGCTGGAGAGCCTTGGTCTGGTGCAGCGTCAGGCAAGTAGCGCCGATCGGCGCGTGCGCGAGGCGGTGATCAGCCCGAAAGGCAAGGCTATGACCGACCTCGTCGATACAGCACGCGAAAAAATCGGCCGCACCATTTTCGAGACCTGGGAGGCACGCGACGTCGAAGAGCTGGTGCGCCTGATGCGCAAATTCGCGGATGCGCTTGGCGCGGTGCCGGAGACCAATGCTTAG
- a CDS encoding DUF4242 domain-containing protein has protein sequence MPRYVVERTFPNGLSVPMNDAGADALGGVIMRNAEKGVTWVQSFVSPDKKQSFCIYDAPSPEAIRSTAQKNSLPVDKITEVRVLDPYFYR, from the coding sequence ATGCCTCGCTATGTAGTTGAACGCACATTTCCAAATGGCCTCAGCGTACCAATGAACGATGCCGGCGCCGATGCGCTGGGCGGCGTCATCATGCGCAACGCCGAAAAAGGCGTAACCTGGGTGCAGTCCTTCGTCTCGCCCGACAAGAAGCAGAGCTTCTGCATCTATGATGCGCCGTCGCCCGAGGCGATCCGCAGCACGGCGCAGAAGAATTCGCTGCCTGTCGACAAGATCACGGAGGTGCGGGTCCTTGACCCTTACTTTTACCGTTGA
- a CDS encoding phosphatidylglycerol lysyltransferase domain-containing protein: protein MASLRIYFDKILEGASPKVERQALTHVERLALVRRHGDFSLAYSTAVQHKLSYFGDADGYIAFGTKMKHHFALGDPVAAPGKRADYIRRFVDSARNPWFVQIGEETARVLAGLGYKVNRLGIDTSLALPEHDFSGKRNETVRYSERWLLKKGFSFEEDKRTVFLDEIARLSQNWRSDRIVKRWEMGFLNRPFYEQLGTDMRRFVLHGPDGELIALLDFDPLFRDGEVIGYTTAFKRKHIDASPHAEIGLTKYAVDRFREEGISVVTLGLSPMLDIGPSGFAESDFWRNAFQRAYDSPWINRRRFNLQGQAAFKRRFHGVEEPVYIAFREGTYIEMLGLLRLVKAI, encoded by the coding sequence ATGGCCTCCTTGCGGATCTATTTCGACAAAATCCTCGAGGGCGCCTCGCCCAAGGTCGAGCGCCAAGCGCTGACGCATGTTGAACGGCTGGCGCTGGTGCGCCGCCATGGCGACTTCTCGCTCGCCTATTCCACCGCCGTGCAGCACAAGCTGTCCTATTTCGGCGACGCCGACGGCTACATCGCCTTCGGCACCAAGATGAAACATCATTTCGCGCTTGGCGACCCGGTGGCGGCGCCGGGGAAGCGAGCCGACTACATCAGGCGCTTTGTCGACAGTGCCCGCAACCCGTGGTTCGTTCAGATCGGCGAAGAGACCGCGCGCGTGCTGGCCGGGCTCGGCTACAAGGTCAACCGGCTGGGTATCGACACAAGCCTTGCCTTGCCCGAGCACGATTTTTCCGGCAAGCGCAACGAGACCGTGCGCTATTCCGAACGCTGGCTGCTCAAGAAGGGTTTTTCGTTCGAAGAGGACAAGCGGACGGTCTTCCTCGACGAGATCGCGCGGCTTTCCCAAAATTGGCGTAGCGACCGCATCGTCAAGCGCTGGGAGATGGGCTTTCTCAACCGCCCGTTTTACGAGCAGCTCGGCACCGACATGCGCCGCTTCGTCCTGCATGGCCCCGATGGCGAGCTGATCGCCTTGCTCGATTTCGACCCGCTTTTTCGCGACGGCGAGGTCATTGGCTACACCACCGCCTTCAAGCGCAAGCATATCGACGCCTCGCCGCATGCCGAGATCGGCCTGACCAAATACGCCGTCGACCGTTTTCGCGAGGAAGGCATATCGGTGGTCACGCTTGGCCTGTCGCCCATGCTCGACATCGGACCGAGCGGATTTGCCGAAAGCGATTTCTGGCGCAATGCGTTCCAGCGCGCCTACGACTCGCCCTGGATCAACCGCCGCAGGTTCAATTTGCAGGGTCAGGCGGCGTTCAAGCGCCGTTTCCACGGTGTGGAGGAACCGGTCTACATCGCCTTTCGCGAAGGAACCTATATCGAGATGCTGGGGTTGCTGCGGCTGGTCAAGGCGATTTAG
- a CDS encoding ABC transporter permease, whose protein sequence is MNLRAVWAIYRMEMARAFRTVLQSIVSPVISTSLYFVVFGSAIGSRITEIDGISYGAFIVPGLIMLSLLTQSISNASFAIYFPKFVGSIYELLSAPVSYLEIVIAYVGGAATKSIILGLIILATASLFVPLTILHPFWMVAFLVLTAVTFSLFGFIIGIWAKSFEQLQLVPLLIITPLTFLGGSFYSINMLPGIWKTITLFNPVVYLISGFRWSFYGKSDVSVGISLGMTLVFLAVCIAIVAWIFRTGYRLRN, encoded by the coding sequence ATGAACCTGCGCGCGGTATGGGCGATCTACCGGATGGAAATGGCGCGTGCGTTTCGCACCGTGCTGCAGAGCATTGTCTCGCCGGTCATCTCGACATCGCTGTATTTCGTCGTCTTCGGTTCGGCCATCGGCTCGCGCATAACCGAGATCGACGGCATCAGCTACGGCGCCTTTATCGTGCCGGGGCTGATCATGCTGTCGCTGTTGACGCAGTCGATCTCCAACGCCTCCTTCGCCATCTATTTCCCGAAATTCGTCGGCTCGATCTACGAGCTCTTGTCGGCGCCGGTCTCCTATCTGGAGATCGTCATCGCCTATGTCGGCGGTGCCGCCACCAAGTCGATCATTCTCGGCCTGATCATCCTGGCCACCGCCTCGCTGTTCGTGCCGCTCACCATCCTGCATCCGTTCTGGATGGTCGCCTTCCTGGTGCTGACGGCGGTGACCTTCAGCCTGTTCGGCTTCATCATCGGCATCTGGGCGAAAAGCTTCGAGCAGCTCCAGCTGGTGCCGCTTTTGATCATCACGCCGCTGACCTTCCTCGGCGGCAGCTTCTATTCGATCAACATGCTGCCCGGCATCTGGAAGACGATCACGTTGTTCAACCCGGTCGTCTATCTGATCAGCGGCTTCCGCTGGAGTTTTTATGGCAAGTCCGACGTCTCGGTCGGCATCAGCCTCGGCATGACGCTGGTTTTCCTTGCCGTCTGCATCGCCATCGTCGCCTGGATATTCCGGACCGGTTATCGGCTGCGCAACTGA
- a CDS encoding cytochrome d ubiquinol oxidase subunit II, which translates to MTFDWPTALPLIFAGLMGLAILIYVILDGFDLGIGILFSVAEDAEQDTMIAAIGPFWDANETWLVLAVGLLLVAFPLAHGVILTALYIPVFVLLVGLILRGVAFDFRAKVPSGKKHRWNRIFFLGSVIASLAQGYMLGVYVLGLDVGIGGMAFGALVAFCLAAAYAAMGAAWVIYKTEGALQKKAVLWLRTALVLTALGMAAVSLATPFASPRIFAKWFVWPEMLYLSPLPILSALLFFWLWRQTFHLPKPDDRHAIRPFLTLAAIFALGFAGLAWSFYPFVVPDRLTIWQAASATESLAIILAGTVVVLPVIIFYSFYAYRVFGGKATDLTYD; encoded by the coding sequence ATGACCTTCGACTGGCCAACCGCTCTCCCGCTGATCTTCGCCGGCCTGATGGGCCTCGCCATCCTCATCTACGTCATCCTCGACGGTTTCGATCTCGGCATCGGCATTCTGTTCTCGGTCGCCGAAGATGCCGAGCAGGACACCATGATTGCAGCCATCGGCCCGTTCTGGGATGCCAACGAGACCTGGCTGGTGCTGGCCGTCGGCCTGCTGCTGGTCGCCTTTCCCCTGGCGCATGGCGTCATCCTGACCGCGCTCTACATTCCGGTCTTCGTGCTACTGGTCGGGCTGATCCTGCGCGGCGTCGCCTTCGACTTCCGCGCCAAGGTGCCGAGTGGCAAGAAACACCGCTGGAACCGCATTTTCTTCCTGGGCTCCGTCATCGCCTCGCTGGCGCAGGGCTATATGCTGGGTGTCTATGTGCTCGGCCTCGATGTCGGAATTGGCGGCATGGCGTTCGGCGCCTTGGTGGCGTTCTGCCTGGCCGCGGCCTACGCGGCGATGGGTGCTGCCTGGGTGATCTACAAGACCGAAGGCGCGTTGCAGAAGAAGGCGGTGCTCTGGCTGCGCACCGCGCTGGTGCTGACCGCGCTCGGCATGGCGGCGGTGTCGCTGGCGACGCCTTTTGCCAGCCCACGCATCTTCGCCAAATGGTTCGTCTGGCCGGAAATGCTCTATCTGTCGCCGCTGCCGATCCTGTCGGCGCTGCTGTTTTTCTGGCTGTGGCGGCAGACTTTCCATCTGCCCAAGCCCGACGATCGCCATGCGATCAGGCCGTTCCTGACGCTGGCCGCCATCTTCGCGCTCGGCTTTGCCGGCCTTGCCTGGTCGTTCTACCCGTTCGTGGTGCCCGACAGGCTGACCATCTGGCAGGCGGCGTCCGCGACCGAAAGCCTGGCCATCATCCTGGCTGGCACCGTGGTCGTGCTGCCGGTCATCATCTTCTATTCCTTCTATGCCTACCGCGTGTTTGGCGGCAAGGCGACAGACCTGACTTACGACTGA
- a CDS encoding cytochrome ubiquinol oxidase subunit I, producing the protein MDPLILSRMQFGANISFHILFPTITIALGWVLLFFKLRYNATNDSAWMRAYFTWVKVFALSFAMGVVSGVTMSFQFGTNWPGYMEKVGNIAGPLLAYEILTAFFLEAAFLGIMLFGFRRVSNRVHTLATVLVAGGTTVSAFWIIALNSWMQTPAGFEMRDGVAHAVDWWAIVFNPSMPYRLVHMLLASGLTVSFLISGLSALRYLYGDRSESMWKALRTGVFTAAVLIPIQIFAGDQHGLNTLEHQPQKIAAMEANWNTGPNVPLVLFALPDEAAKENRFEIAIPDGASLVLRHSTSGVVPGLNDFPGNHPPVFPLFWSFRIMVGTGLLMLAVSWSAAFFLKRRHSLPKPLAMLMVPMALSGWLATLAGWYTTEIGRQPWLVTGVLKTADAVGPVAGSHVALTLAIYLILYALLLIAYLGVLVHLALKAAKDGDTSPLPGVMKAAMSQPAAGE; encoded by the coding sequence ATGGACCCGCTCATACTGTCGCGCATGCAGTTCGGCGCGAATATTTCGTTTCATATTCTGTTTCCAACGATCACCATTGCCCTTGGCTGGGTGCTGCTTTTCTTCAAGCTGCGCTACAACGCGACCAACGACTCCGCCTGGATGCGCGCCTATTTCACCTGGGTGAAGGTGTTCGCGCTGTCCTTCGCCATGGGCGTGGTGTCGGGCGTCACCATGAGCTTCCAGTTCGGCACCAACTGGCCGGGCTACATGGAAAAGGTCGGCAACATCGCCGGGCCGCTGCTGGCCTACGAGATCCTCACCGCCTTCTTCCTCGAGGCTGCTTTCCTCGGCATCATGCTGTTCGGCTTTCGCCGCGTCTCCAACCGCGTGCACACGCTGGCGACGGTGCTGGTGGCCGGCGGCACCACCGTCTCGGCCTTCTGGATCATCGCGCTCAATTCCTGGATGCAGACGCCGGCCGGCTTCGAGATGCGCGATGGCGTGGCGCATGCCGTCGACTGGTGGGCAATCGTCTTCAACCCGTCGATGCCCTACCGGCTGGTGCATATGCTGCTCGCCTCCGGCCTGACGGTGTCGTTCCTGATATCAGGCCTGTCAGCGCTGCGTTATCTCTATGGCGACCGATCGGAATCGATGTGGAAGGCGCTGCGCACCGGTGTCTTCACGGCGGCGGTGCTGATCCCGATCCAGATATTTGCCGGCGACCAGCATGGGCTGAACACGCTGGAACACCAGCCGCAGAAGATCGCCGCCATGGAGGCCAATTGGAACACCGGCCCCAACGTGCCGCTGGTTCTCTTTGCCTTGCCCGACGAGGCGGCCAAGGAAAACAGGTTCGAGATCGCCATTCCCGACGGCGCCAGCCTGGTGCTGCGGCACTCGACCAGCGGCGTCGTGCCGGGGCTGAACGATTTTCCAGGCAACCATCCGCCGGTCTTCCCACTGTTCTGGAGCTTCCGCATCATGGTCGGCACCGGCCTGCTGATGCTCGCCGTTTCGTGGTCGGCCGCCTTCTTCCTCAAGCGCCGGCACAGCCTGCCGAAGCCGCTCGCCATGCTGATGGTGCCGATGGCGCTGTCGGGTTGGCTGGCGACGCTGGCCGGCTGGTACACGACCGAGATCGGCCGCCAGCCCTGGCTGGTGACCGGCGTGCTGAAAACCGCCGACGCGGTCGGTCCGGTGGCCGGCAGCCATGTCGCGCTGACGCTTGCCATCTACCTCATTCTCTACGCGCTGTTGCTGATCGCCTATCTCGGCGTGCTGGTGCATCTGGCGCTGAAGGCGGCCAAGGATGGCGACACCTCGCCACTGCCCGGTGTCATGAAAGCAGCCATGTCGCAGCCGGCAGCTGGCGAGTAG
- a CDS encoding ABC transporter ATP-binding protein — protein sequence MPSILSISGVSKTYATGFTALKEVNLDIQRGEIFALLGPNGAGKTTLISIVCGIVNRSSGTVTVDGHDINKDYRAARSLIGLVPQELTIDAFESVWATVSYSRGLFGKPANPAFVEKVLRDLSLWDKKDAKAITLSGGMKRRLMIAKALSHEPRILFLDEPTAGVDVELRQDMWEMVRRLREDGVTIILTTHYIEEAEAMADRVGVINRGEIILVENKAELMRKLGRKRLVLELRNPLTAIPEALSRYALELSPDGGQLTYTYDNQAERPGVASLIRDLEASGIQFRDIDTQNSSLEEIFVNLVRRDA from the coding sequence ATGCCCTCCATTCTGTCCATTTCCGGGGTCTCCAAGACCTATGCCACCGGCTTCACCGCGCTCAAGGAAGTCAATCTCGACATCCAGCGCGGCGAGATCTTCGCGCTGCTCGGCCCGAACGGCGCCGGCAAGACGACGCTGATCTCGATCGTCTGCGGCATCGTCAACCGCTCGTCGGGCACCGTCACCGTCGACGGCCACGACATCAACAAGGATTACCGCGCCGCGCGCAGCCTGATCGGCCTGGTGCCGCAGGAATTGACCATCGACGCCTTCGAGAGTGTCTGGGCAACCGTCAGCTACAGCCGCGGCCTGTTCGGCAAGCCGGCCAACCCGGCCTTTGTCGAGAAGGTCCTGCGCGACCTCTCGCTGTGGGACAAGAAGGACGCCAAGGCGATCACGCTGTCGGGCGGCATGAAGCGCAGGCTGATGATTGCCAAGGCGCTGTCGCATGAGCCGCGCATCCTGTTCCTCGACGAGCCGACCGCCGGCGTCGACGTCGAGTTGCGCCAGGACATGTGGGAAATGGTGCGCAGGCTGCGCGAGGATGGCGTCACCATCATCCTCACCACCCATTACATCGAGGAAGCCGAGGCGATGGCCGACCGCGTCGGCGTCATCAACCGCGGCGAGATCATCCTCGTCGAAAACAAGGCCGAGCTGATGCGCAAGCTCGGCCGCAAGCGGCTGGTGCTGGAACTGCGCAATCCGCTGACAGCCATACCGGAAGCTCTTTCGCGCTACGCGCTGGAGCTGTCGCCCGATGGCGGGCAGCTGACCTACACCTATGACAACCAGGCCGAGCGGCCGGGCGTCGCCTCGCTGATCCGCGACCTCGAGGCATCAGGCATCCAGTTCCGCGACATCGACACGCAAAACAGCTCGCTCGAGGAGATCTTCGTCAACCTGGTGAGGAGAGACGCATGA
- a CDS encoding quinone oxidoreductase family protein: MKAAIVSSAGQTPVYGDFPEPVPAPGETLVTVTAAAISHVVKSRASGSHYSSSGQFPFVVGIDGVGRLDDGRKVYFALPRAPNGSMAERTVVPEAHCVALPEGLDDITAAAIANPGMSSWAAFTERAKLEPGEAVLVNGATGTAGRLAVQIARHLGARKIIATARNAAALDAVSALGADVTIPLIENGVALEENFKRQFKDGVDVVIDYLWGSSAEHLLITAAKASPDAVPVRFVQIGAVSGSDIKLPSAVLRSSAITLMGSGIGSVPLDRFIACTGDLLRAVVPAGLQIATTPVPLADVEQAWARDDSTRRTVFALG, translated from the coding sequence ATGAAAGCCGCGATTGTTTCGAGCGCCGGGCAAACACCGGTCTACGGCGATTTCCCCGAACCGGTTCCGGCGCCGGGCGAAACCTTAGTCACGGTCACCGCCGCCGCCATCAGCCATGTCGTCAAGAGCCGCGCCTCGGGCTCGCATTACAGTTCGTCCGGTCAGTTCCCCTTCGTCGTCGGCATCGATGGCGTCGGCCGGCTCGACGACGGCCGCAAGGTCTATTTCGCCCTGCCCAGGGCGCCCAACGGCAGCATGGCGGAGCGCACTGTTGTGCCCGAGGCGCATTGCGTGGCGCTGCCCGAGGGGCTGGACGACATCACCGCCGCGGCTATCGCCAATCCCGGCATGTCATCATGGGCCGCCTTTACCGAGCGGGCGAAGCTGGAGCCGGGCGAAGCCGTGCTGGTCAACGGCGCCACCGGTACGGCGGGGCGCCTCGCCGTCCAGATCGCCAGGCATCTCGGTGCGAGGAAAATCATCGCCACCGCCCGCAACGCAGCGGCACTCGATGCGGTCTCGGCACTTGGCGCCGATGTGACGATACCCCTCATCGAAAACGGGGTAGCTCTTGAGGAAAATTTCAAGCGGCAATTCAAGGACGGCGTCGATGTCGTCATCGACTATCTCTGGGGCAGCAGCGCCGAACACCTGCTGATCACCGCCGCCAAGGCCAGCCCTGATGCCGTGCCGGTCCGCTTCGTCCAGATCGGCGCCGTCAGTGGGTCCGATATAAAGCTGCCAAGCGCCGTGCTTCGATCGTCGGCCATTACATTGATGGGCAGCGGCATCGGCAGCGTCCCTCTTGACCGCTTCATCGCCTGCACCGGCGACCTGCTGCGCGCCGTGGTCCCGGCCGGTCTTCAAATCGCCACCACGCCGGTGCCCCTGGCGGATGTCGAACAGGCATGGGCCAGGGATGACAGCACCAGGCGCACCGTGTTTGCGCTGGGCTAG
- a CDS encoding ATP-binding protein, producing the protein MLLERQAQLAQLDELLAEASRGRGRVAALSGEAGAGKSTLVEAFVGAAGHDARILRSACEDLSIPDPLGPLYDLAREAQWAMQQAIDARQGQRLPLFSDALEVFEARTQPTLLLIEDLHWADDATLDFVRFLGRRIANTHILLVLTARTDRSEGQMRVRRALGEIPAGNIMRIDVPLLSEAAVLSLAIAAGRDGDAIYRATAGNAFFVTELLCTDNEMTPPASVRDAVVARAERLSAGARSMLDAVSVFPRRADAWALQGLCGVAAAGQLAECVSNGLLDDLGDGYAFRHEIARRAIEMMLTTSSRRLFNQRALSALLENSSVATARLVHHAVEAHNFEAVRAFAPVAAREASRVGAHRDAAGYYEVALRQADTLPEDERAGLYEQYAFECHLIARIDEAIKAQEQARVLQQALGNKLKEGDSLRWLSRFAYLLGDRQAADMFGAQAVTLLETVPASAELAMAYSNLSQLAMLAERLDETLSLGARAIELAERLNRPEVVCHALNNVGAAEQWLDLHSSRLHLARSLEIALEQNFQEHAARAFTNCACGEMNQLGYSRAQSFLDRGIDYCVDNDLATWRDYMRGVRAQLLLRQGCWDEAAAEALDVIANDRATALVRYPALVALSRLRVRRGDPSAEPLLAEMKLFLEKGAELQRLLPYAAVIAEQAWLEEADKDEALRLIDLAESLSPTRAVFAELAGWRQLLAPDIDPGDTSGMAAPYRMLLAGDWQGAATAWAGLDAPYERALALAQGDEAAQRTALEIFEVLGARPVASHVRDIMRRNGVIHIARGPRRTTRANSAGLTQRQMEVLQLIERGLSNKRIAEHLTISPKTVDHHVSAVLGKLDAVSRGEATAAARDSGLI; encoded by the coding sequence ATGCTTCTGGAACGGCAGGCGCAGTTGGCGCAACTGGACGAACTTTTGGCGGAAGCCAGCCGCGGGCGCGGGCGCGTCGCGGCGCTGTCGGGCGAGGCTGGGGCCGGCAAGTCGACGCTTGTCGAGGCTTTTGTCGGCGCGGCCGGTCACGACGCGCGCATTCTGCGCAGCGCCTGCGAGGATCTCTCGATCCCCGACCCGCTCGGGCCGCTCTACGATCTCGCCCGCGAGGCGCAATGGGCGATGCAGCAGGCGATCGATGCAAGGCAGGGACAGAGGCTGCCGTTGTTTTCCGACGCGCTCGAAGTCTTCGAGGCAAGGACGCAGCCAACGCTTCTGCTCATCGAGGACCTGCACTGGGCCGATGACGCGACGCTCGACTTCGTCCGCTTTCTCGGCCGTCGCATCGCCAACACCCACATCCTGCTCGTTCTGACGGCGCGCACCGACCGCAGCGAAGGGCAGATGCGGGTGCGCCGCGCGCTCGGCGAAATTCCCGCCGGCAATATCATGCGGATCGATGTGCCGCTGCTGAGCGAAGCCGCGGTGCTCTCGCTCGCCATTGCCGCCGGCCGCGATGGCGATGCCATCTACCGGGCGACGGCCGGCAACGCCTTCTTCGTCACCGAGCTATTGTGCACCGATAATGAGATGACGCCACCTGCCAGTGTGCGCGACGCCGTCGTTGCACGGGCCGAGCGGCTGTCGGCCGGCGCCCGCTCGATGCTCGATGCGGTATCGGTGTTTCCCAGGCGCGCCGACGCCTGGGCCTTGCAGGGCCTGTGCGGCGTGGCCGCGGCCGGACAACTCGCGGAATGTGTGTCGAATGGGCTGCTGGACGATCTGGGCGACGGCTACGCTTTCCGGCACGAGATAGCACGCCGCGCCATCGAAATGATGCTGACGACGAGTTCCAGGAGACTGTTCAACCAGCGTGCGCTGTCGGCACTGCTTGAGAATAGCAGTGTCGCCACCGCGCGCCTCGTCCACCATGCTGTGGAAGCGCACAATTTCGAGGCGGTACGCGCGTTCGCACCGGTCGCCGCACGTGAGGCCTCCCGTGTCGGCGCCCATCGCGACGCCGCCGGCTACTACGAGGTTGCCTTGCGCCAGGCCGATACCTTGCCTGAGGACGAGCGCGCCGGCCTTTACGAGCAATATGCCTTCGAGTGCCATTTGATTGCGCGCATAGACGAGGCCATCAAGGCGCAGGAACAGGCGCGTGTCTTGCAACAGGCGCTTGGCAACAAGCTGAAGGAAGGCGACAGCCTCAGATGGCTATCGCGCTTCGCCTATCTCCTGGGCGACCGACAGGCCGCAGACATGTTCGGCGCCCAGGCGGTCACGTTGCTGGAGACCGTGCCGGCCAGTGCCGAGCTGGCGATGGCCTATTCGAACCTTTCTCAATTGGCGATGCTGGCTGAAAGGCTGGACGAGACCTTGTCGCTGGGTGCCAGGGCGATCGAGCTCGCCGAACGGTTGAACAGGCCGGAAGTCGTTTGCCACGCTCTCAACAATGTCGGCGCCGCCGAGCAGTGGCTGGACCTGCACTCAAGCCGGCTGCATCTTGCCCGCAGCCTCGAAATCGCGCTTGAGCAGAATTTCCAGGAACATGCCGCGCGTGCCTTCACCAATTGTGCTTGTGGTGAAATGAACCAGTTGGGCTATAGCCGGGCCCAATCCTTCCTTGATCGCGGCATCGACTATTGCGTCGACAACGACCTGGCGACGTGGCGCGATTACATGCGTGGCGTGCGTGCGCAGTTGCTGCTGCGGCAGGGATGCTGGGATGAGGCGGCTGCCGAGGCGCTGGATGTGATTGCCAACGACCGGGCGACCGCCCTTGTGCGTTATCCGGCCCTGGTGGCGCTGTCGCGGCTGAGGGTCCGTCGCGGCGACCCATCGGCCGAGCCGCTTCTGGCCGAGATGAAGCTGTTTCTCGAAAAGGGAGCCGAGCTGCAGCGTCTGTTGCCCTATGCGGCGGTAATTGCCGAACAGGCATGGCTTGAAGAGGCGGACAAGGACGAGGCGCTGCGGCTGATCGACCTTGCCGAAAGCCTGTCGCCGACGCGGGCGGTGTTCGCCGAACTGGCCGGCTGGCGGCAGCTGCTGGCCCCCGATATCGACCCAGGCGACACATCGGGTATGGCCGCGCCCTACCGGATGCTGCTGGCCGGCGACTGGCAGGGCGCTGCCACGGCGTGGGCCGGTCTCGACGCCCCCTACGAACGCGCACTGGCGCTCGCGCAGGGTGACGAGGCGGCGCAGCGCACGGCGCTGGAGATATTCGAGGTGCTCGGCGCCCGTCCGGTCGCGAGCCATGTGCGCGACATCATGCGGCGAAACGGCGTTATTCACATCGCCCGCGGGCCGCGCCGCACCACCCGTGCCAACAGCGCTGGCCTGACCCAGCGCCAGATGGAAGTGCTGCAGCTGATCGAGCGCGGCCTGTCCAACAAACGGATCGCCGAGCATCTCACCATTTCACCGAAGACGGTCGACCATCATGTTTCAGCGGTGCTGGGAAAGCTCGATGCCGTTTCGCGCGGAGAGGCCACGGCGGCCGCGCGCGACTCGGGACTGATCTGA